From Candidatus Stygibacter australis, a single genomic window includes:
- a CDS encoding serpin family protein: MKKVIILLALMILLGSCTVASTEVEDDWQASRADEIVTANSHFAYNILQELVTEEDTDNIFFSPLSLSLALSMTMNGASGTTLEQMKQTLHYGDLALEEINEQNLSLISNLLDIDPSVILGLANSIWIRNGYPVKEDFTRLNAEYYLSETFPDKPFNQETIDEANFWVSDNTGGRITNILKNFSADDVVFLINAIYLAADWKYQFDPEITTQDRFYTNSDEYVYVPFMNCDGIDFTYMNGGNFQAARLPYGNSDLAMYVILPEHGLELNDLIAEQNCTTFETWFSGYEVLTLEMQDNSSFSLPSFEVSFEKRYNNILENLGMPLAFARAADFSNMAYAPAHPSISYVQQNAWIKTDEQGSEATAATLVMMEDGIMPQECNIFNANRPFLYIIRDDRNGSVLFIGIMNDPTVEE, from the coding sequence ATGAAGAAAGTAATCATTCTTTTAGCACTGATGATACTTCTTGGCAGTTGCACTGTGGCATCTACTGAAGTAGAAGATGACTGGCAGGCAAGCAGGGCAGATGAAATTGTGACTGCTAATAGTCACTTCGCTTATAATATACTTCAGGAACTTGTAACAGAAGAAGATACCGATAATATTTTCTTTTCACCCCTGTCACTTTCACTGGCATTATCAATGACAATGAACGGAGCATCTGGAACGACACTTGAGCAAATGAAACAGACTTTGCATTATGGTGATCTGGCACTTGAGGAAATAAATGAACAGAATTTAAGTTTGATCAGCAATCTTCTAGATATAGATCCAAGTGTGATTCTGGGACTGGCAAATTCTATCTGGATTCGTAATGGTTATCCAGTAAAAGAGGATTTTACCAGGCTAAATGCGGAATATTATCTATCCGAGACCTTTCCTGATAAACCTTTTAATCAGGAAACAATAGACGAAGCAAACTTTTGGGTAAGTGATAATACGGGTGGTAGAATAACTAATATATTGAAAAACTTTTCCGCCGATGATGTAGTATTTTTGATCAATGCTATTTACCTGGCAGCGGACTGGAAATATCAGTTTGACCCGGAAATAACAACTCAAGATCGTTTCTATACAAATAGTGATGAATATGTATATGTTCCTTTTATGAATTGCGACGGTATAGATTTCACCTATATGAATGGTGGAAATTTTCAGGCAGCACGACTACCTTATGGAAATAGTGATCTGGCGATGTATGTAATTCTTCCGGAGCATGGATTAGAGCTGAATGATTTGATAGCTGAGCAGAATTGTACTACTTTTGAAACCTGGTTTTCTGGATATGAAGTTCTTACGCTAGAAATGCAGGATAACAGCAGTTTCTCGCTTCCGTCCTTTGAAGTTTCGTTTGAGAAAAGATATAATAATATTTTAGAAAATCTGGGTATGCCGCTTGCTTTTGCTCGTGCAGCAGATTTTTCAAATATGGCGTATGCCCCTGCTCATCCCTCCATCAGCTATGTACAGCAAAATGCCTGGATAAAAACAGATGAACAGGGCAGTGAAGCTACAGCAGCTACCTTAGTCATGATGGAAGATGGTATTATGCCTCAGGAATGTAATATATTTAATGCCAACCGACCATTTTTATATATCATCAGAGATGATCGTAATGGCTCTGTGCTATTTATCGGGATCATGAATGATCCAACTGTAGAGGAGTAA
- a CDS encoding winged helix-turn-helix domain-containing protein, with protein sequence MIESLVGTLNKERVLVFLLCREEGYAREIAEFYKVPLTPVINQLKILENGSIIYAQLRGRTKIYEFNPRYPFLEELKNLIEKVVSFYPEEIIKELQYNRRRPRRTNKIL encoded by the coding sequence ATGATAGAATCTTTAGTCGGGACATTGAATAAAGAAAGAGTTCTGGTCTTTTTACTGTGCAGAGAAGAGGGTTATGCTCGAGAAATAGCAGAATTTTATAAAGTCCCACTTACTCCAGTGATTAATCAGTTAAAGATACTCGAAAATGGAAGTATTATCTATGCCCAATTACGGGGTAGGACTAAAATATACGAGTTCAATCCAAGATACCCCTTTCTGGAAGAACTAAAAAATTTGATTGAGAAAGTTGTCAGTTTCTATCCTGAAGAAATAATTAAAGAATTGCAATATAACAGGAGAAGACCTCGCAGGACAAATAAAATATTATGA